The proteins below are encoded in one region of Deltaproteobacteria bacterium:
- a CDS encoding isoprenylcysteine carboxylmethyltransferase family protein, with product MPGNARREAERPPWFAVIGTITLAPLFAGSVIVLGPYLLSGWKLDAPFFGWAPSRWIGGALVIVPIPPLLDFLVRFVREGHGTPAPFAPPRRLVVGGAFRYVRNPAYLCAVSIILGQGLFLTSTSVLVYAAVVALAFHLFVVLYEEPTLRETFGTEYMAYCREVPRWIPRLTPAIRGHAQDQGARQGR from the coding sequence ATGCCGGGCAATGCTCGGCGGGAAGCGGAGAGACCGCCCTGGTTCGCGGTGATCGGGACGATCACCCTCGCGCCTCTCTTCGCAGGATCGGTGATCGTGCTCGGTCCGTACCTCCTGTCAGGTTGGAAGCTCGACGCGCCGTTCTTCGGCTGGGCTCCGTCGAGATGGATTGGCGGCGCGCTCGTGATCGTGCCCATTCCACCGCTCCTCGACTTCTTGGTGCGCTTCGTGCGCGAGGGGCACGGGACGCCGGCACCGTTCGCCCCACCCCGGCGCCTCGTCGTCGGCGGAGCGTTCCGATACGTGCGCAATCCGGCCTACCTCTGCGCCGTGTCCATCATCCTCGGGCAGGGACTCTTCCTCACCAGCACGAGCGTGCTGGTCTACGCAGCCGTCGTCGCGCTCGCCTTTCACCTCTTCGTGGTCCTCTACGAGGAGCCCACGCTGCGCGAGACGTTCGGCACGGAGTACATGGCCTACTGCCGTGAGGTTCCCCGGTGGATTCCGCGCCTGACTCCTGCGATTCGAGGCCACGCCCAGGACCAGGGCGCCCGCCAGGGCCGATGA